A stretch of DNA from Coccidioides posadasii str. Silveira chromosome 4, complete sequence:
TGAAGAGGAGTACGCTTGCTTGTGAGTATATTTTCATAGTTGCAAGCAATTGTTTCATATACTGAGCTGCTTTTTAGTGCCGTCGACTGCACGATTCAATGAGATTGGTGTCCAGCAGCTAAGCAGCCATGTCCATTCTCAAATATTTCCTCGACCACCCACACCGCCGGAGCCGGAGTTAGTGGCCCTTTCGAAAGACCATCTAACCAGGCATGAGCTACTTGGGAAAGCCCAGGATGCCGCTAATCCGATCGCCTTCGATTTGCCTCGCCTGCAAGGCGAGACACTGGATGAGCATTTTTACAAGCTGGGAATGGACGCCTCTGCGCCATATCTGGACTTTGCGAGACGGTATTCGTTGATTCATCTTTCACCGGCCCCCCGAAAATGGGTTAGAAGGAGTGGATGGACGAAATACAATGCCGATGGGACGACTGAACAAGTCCACGCCCCCAACGAGAGCATGTTAACCTTCGACACTGAAGTTATGTGGAAGGAAAGTCCCTTTGCTGTTATGGCATGTGCTGCAAGCCCCACAGCATGGTATGCCTGGCTTTCGCCGTGGCTTCTTGGAGAATCTGAAAACCCTCAGCACCTTGTCCCACTAGGTGACCCTTCGAATTCGCGGATAGTTGTGGGGCATAACATTGGCTACGACAGAGCTAGGATACttgaagaatatgatttACAACAATCGCGCAATTTTTTCCTCGATACGATGTCTTTACATGTGGCAGTGAATGGAATGTGTTCACAACAAAGACCTACCTGGATGAGACATAAAAAGAACCGTGACCTAAGAGAAAAGATAGCGCAGCAAACAGACTCCTATGAACTTGGCCAACTGCTAGAAAACAAAGCACTTagtgaagaagaggaggagtTGTGGGTAGGAAGGAGCTCCATTAACTCCTTGCGAGATGTCGCTAAATTCCATTGCAATGTCACCATCGACAAGGCGCAGCGAGATCACTTTGGCGAGCTTGACAGAGATGGTATACAGCAGAGATTAGATGAGCTTCTCGATTATTGTGCAGCCGATGTTTCCATCACCCACCGCGTTTACCGAAAAGTATTTCCCAATTTTCTTGAAACCTGTCCCCATCCGGTGAGTTTTGGGGCATTACGGCACCTCTCTACCGTAATTCTGCCAGTCAACGAGACATGGGCCCAGTACATCAAAAGGGCCGAAGAAACATATCATCGTCGATTAAGTGATGTCCAAAATCGGCTGGAGGAACTGTGCCAAGAAGCAGTTGAAGTGAGAGATAAACCAGAAGTGTACAATAATGATCCTTGGTTACGGCAACTTGACTGGTCCGGCCAGGAAATTAAGATGGTtaaaggaaagaagaaaggtGATCCTCCCCGGCCAGCTGCACGCCAGAAGAAGCCCGGCATGCCTAAATGGTACAAGGATCTCTTCCCAAAAAGCAATGGCCCGATGAATTTGACTGTGCGCACGCGAATTGCGCCAATTCTTTTGAAGCTAGCTTGGGATGGATATCCCCTCGTGTGGTCTGATAAGTATGGGTGGACGTTCCAGGTCCCGAAAGCCGACGTGCACAAATATCAGCATCAAGCCGTCGTACAATGCGACATGTCTGAAGAAAAGAACGAGGTTCTTAAAATTGACACGGCCAATGTATATTACAAGCTGCCTCACAAAGATGGGCCCGAAGCACGCTGTGTAAGCCCGATGGCAAAGGGCTATTTGCAATACTTTGAGGGCGGGAAACTTTCGTCGCAATTTGCATTAGCGAAGGAGGCGCTGGAGATGAATGCTTCGTGCTCATATTGGATAAGTGCCAGAGATCGAATCATGACGCAGCTCGTCGTCTATGAGAAAGATTTACCTGGCTCATCGCGTGatggaaaatctcaaaacCCTGCGTCAAATTTGGGTTTCATATTGCCTCAGATCATCCCGATGGGAACGATCACTCGAAGGGCCGTCGAGAATACCTGGCTTACGGCGAGCAATGCAAAGGCTAACCGTGTTGGCTCGGAACTCAAGGCTATGGTCAAGGCTCCGCCTGGCTACGTTTTTGTAGGCGCTGACGTTGATTCCGAAGAGCTTTGGATTGCTAGTCTTGTGGGCGACTCCCAGTTTCAAATCCACGGGGGTAATGCGATTGGCTTCATGACTCTGGAGGGCACCAAAGCCGCTGGAACCGATCTTCACTCGAAAACCGCTAAAATCCTGGGAATCTCTCGAAATAACGCTAAAGTATTCAACTATGGTCGGAT
This window harbors:
- the MIP1 gene encoding DNA-directed DNA polymerase gamma mip1 (BUSCO:17174at4751~EggNog:ENOG410PG2A~COG:L~BUSCO:602at33183), whose product is MLVPSAGASRALLRASCQPRRLSLALHPQQNLLSLFRHYSSQTAPNDVANALKRSTLALPSTARFNEIGVQQLSSHVHSQIFPRPPTPPEPELVALSKDHLTRHELLGKAQDAANPIAFDLPRLQGETLDEHFYKLGMDASAPYLDFARRYSLIHLSPAPRKWVRRSGWTKYNADGTTEQVHAPNESMLTFDTEVMWKESPFAVMACAASPTAWYAWLSPWLLGESENPQHLVPLGDPSNSRIVVGHNIGYDRARILEEYDLQQSRNFFLDTMSLHVAVNGMCSQQRPTWMRHKKNRDLREKIAQQTDSYELGQLLENKALSEEEEELWVGRSSINSLRDVAKFHCNVTIDKAQRDHFGELDRDGIQQRLDELLDYCAADVSITHRVYRKVFPNFLETCPHPVSFGALRHLSTVILPVNETWAQYIKRAEETYHRRLSDVQNRLEELCQEAVEVRDKPEVYNNDPWLRQLDWSGQEIKMVKGKKKGDPPRPAARQKKPGMPKWYKDLFPKSNGPMNLTVRTRIAPILLKLAWDGYPLVWSDKYGWTFQVPKADVHKYQHQAVVQCDMSEEKNEVLKIDTANVYYKLPHKDGPEARCVSPMAKGYLQYFEGGKLSSQFALAKEALEMNASCSYWISARDRIMTQLVVYEKDLPGSSRDGKSQNPASNLGFILPQIIPMGTITRRAVENTWLTASNAKANRVGSELKAMVKAPPGYVFVGADVDSEELWIASLVGDSQFQIHGGNAIGFMTLEGTKAAGTDLHSKTAKILGISRNNAKVFNYGRIYGAGLKFAATLLRQFNPSISDDQTKVIAANLYKETKGTRTIRKTISDSPFWRGGTESFVFNKLEEFAEQERPRTPVLGAGITEALMRRFINKGSFMTSRINWAIQSSGVDYLHLLIISMDFLVRRFNLNARLAISVHDEIRYLVKEEDKYRAAMALQVANIWTRAMFSQQMGIDDLPQSCAYFSAVDIDHVLRKEVDMDCVTPSHPQKIPPGECIDIAQLLEKGDQAFLDPSIEPCLPPAPEKYTYTPRKTVMSSLDCAQDISFIKAQIVSDDKELRAIIRDIMKSQPSSDKSNATSGSSASRRRSVSKVPSHAEPQRAVLMEVEPNLLDGFKGFNSVEKTPQFPIHRYGWKPKTSPRL